The genomic interval GCCAGCCTCTCCTTCCTTAGCTATCTCTTCAAGTCTCGGAATGGCAATTGTCAATAACTGAATTATTATGGAAGCGGTGATATAGGGATAAATATTCAATGCAAAAATACTAAACTCACTAAAGGTTCCACCTGCCATTAAATCAAGAAACTCTAATACTCCTGCTTGGCCTAGTTCAAATATTTGCCTGATTATATCCCTATCCATATATGGCACTGGAATACTTGAACCTAACCTTATGACTAAAAGCATTAATAAAGTAAAGATGATTCTTTTTCGAATATCCTCTATTTTCCAGGCATTTCTCAAGGTTGAAATCATCTATATCACCTCTACCTTTCCCCCTGCAGCCTCAATCTTTTCAGCAGCTGTTTTGCTAAACTTATGGGCTTTTACAGTGAGTTTTTTATTTATTTCTCCATCCCCCAATACCTTTACACCATCTATAGCTTTGCCTCTTTTTACTACCCCATTAGCTATTAACAATTCTGGTGTTACAACTGTGTTTTCTTCAAATCTATTCAAGTCTTCTACATTTATAATAGCATATTCCTTTGCAAATATAT from Tepidimicrobium xylanilyticum carries:
- the rplO gene encoding 50S ribosomal protein L15, with the translated sequence MKLHELRPSAGGTKKRKRVGRGTSSGHGKTSGRGHKGQKARSGGGTRPGFEGGQMPLIRRLPKRGFTNIFAKEYAIINVEDLNRFEENTVVTPELLIANGVVKRGKAIDGVKVLGDGEINKKLTVKAHKFSKTAAEKIEAAGGKVEVI